The nucleotide window TGCGGAAAAAGATTCGGGCGAAGGACTTCGCCAGCACGGCGCGCGCGCCGGAGAGCTTGATGATCACGGGCGCCTGCTCGCGCGAGGAGCCCATGCCGAAGTTGTCGCCGGCGACCACGAAGTCCCCGGGCTTGACGCTCGCGGCGTAGTCGGCGCGCGCATCTTCGAGCGTGTGCTTGACCAGCTCGGGCATGTTGGAGAGCAGATGCACATAGCGTCCGGGGAAAATCAGATCAGTCGAAATGTTGTCGCCGAAGATCCAGGCGCGTCCGGTGTTGCTCATGCCAGCACCTCGCGCGGATCGGTGATCACGCCGGTGAGGGCTGAGGCGGCGCAGCAGGCGGGTGACGCCAAATAGATGAACGCTTCGGGGTTGCCCATGCGTCCGCGAAAATTACGGTTCATCGTCGAGAGACAGTTTTCGCCGTTGCCGAGAATGCCGGTCTGCACTCCGGGGCAGGCGCCGCAGCCAGGGGAATTGACCAGACCGCCCGCCTCGATGATCGAAGTCCACAACCCTTCTTTGAGACCCTCGAGATACACCTGACGCGACGCCGGTGTCGCCACCAGGCGCGTACCCTTGGCAATACGATGTCCCTTGAGGATGCCGGCGGCGATCCGGAAGTCTTCGACGCGGCCATTGGTGCATGTGCCCAGGTAGATTTGGTGCACTTTGACGCCCCTGGCCTTCTTGTCATTGACGCCGACGACCAGATCAACATTGTGCGGCAGGGCAATCTGCGGCTCGAGTGTGCCGACATCGACGGTCATCTCGAAACGGCAGGGCGCATCGAGTTGCGGGGTGAGCGACTGGTAGTCCTGCGGACGTCCCTGCTCTTCGAAGTAGCGCCTGGTCATCGAGTCGGAGGGCATCAATCCGCACTTGCCACCGGCTTCGACCGCCATGTTCGGCATCACGGCGCGTTCGTGCAGTTCCCATTCGTCGACGGCGGGACCGACGAATTCCATCGAACGGTATGTCGCGCCGCCTGAGCCGATCGCGCCGATGATGTGCAGCATGACGTCTTTGGAGTAGACGCCTTTGGGCAGATGCCCCTTCAGGACAAAGCGCATGGTCTCCGGGACGCGCAGCCATGTTTTGCCGAGGTACATCGCCACCGCGACATCGGTGGAACCCATGCCGATGGCCAGCGCACCGACCGCGCCGCCGGTGCAGGTGTGGGAGTCGCCGCCGATGATGATGTCCCAGGGACGGGCGAAGCGCTCCATGACGATTTGGTGGCTGATGCCCTCGCCGACATCGAGCAGCTCGACGCCCCATTCGTCGGCGAAGTCGCGCACGGTCTTCTGTTCGTTTGCCGATGCCACGGTCGAGCTGGGGGAGGCATGATCGAGGAAAAAGCGCACCTTCTCCGGCGACTTGAAACCGGCAAACCCGAGCTTGCCGAGCTGGGAGATCGCCAACGGGCCGGAGAGATCATGCGCGAAGACCTGATCGATTTCGACCATCAC belongs to Candidatus Zixiibacteriota bacterium and includes:
- a CDS encoding 3-isopropylmalate dehydratase small subunit — its product is MSNTGRAWIFGDNISTDLIFPGRYVHLLSNMPELVKHTLEDARADYAASVKPGDFVVAGDNFGMGSSREQAPVIIKLSGARAVLAKSFARIFFRNAINVGLPVIEVDTSGINEGDDLQIDFGAGRLVDRTSGFERTFEPLPPIMTEILADGGLVAHIQKHGDFHLV
- a CDS encoding 3-isopropylmalate dehydratase large subunit encodes the protein MPQTLVEQILSKKTGTTVRPGQIVMVEIDQVFAHDLSGPLAISQLGKLGFAGFKSPEKVRFFLDHASPSSTVASANEQKTVRDFADEWGVELLDVGEGISHQIVMERFARPWDIIIGGDSHTCTGGAVGALAIGMGSTDVAVAMYLGKTWLRVPETMRFVLKGHLPKGVYSKDVMLHIIGAIGSGGATYRSMEFVGPAVDEWELHERAVMPNMAVEAGGKCGLMPSDSMTRRYFEEQGRPQDYQSLTPQLDAPCRFEMTVDVGTLEPQIALPHNVDLVVGVNDKKARGVKVHQIYLGTCTNGRVEDFRIAAGILKGHRIAKGTRLVATPASRQVYLEGLKEGLWTSIIEAGGLVNSPGCGACPGVQTGILGNGENCLSTMNRNFRGRMGNPEAFIYLASPACCAASALTGVITDPREVLA